The Spinacia oleracea cultivar Varoflay chromosome 2, BTI_SOV_V1, whole genome shotgun sequence DNA segment AAGCTTAAAGCATATTGGTAATTTCTGGCACCTGCAGACCTGTAGTAATTAGGTGTGTTGAATGATACACTTCTGAATACAAGGTTGGTTAAGAACTTCTTCGGATAATTGAATTAGCTCGAGTGAGATTTTTATGTTCATTTAACTCATGAGCCAAGCTTGGAATGTATGGTGCTAGGCATGTTTATGTTTTTAAATAACTAGGCAAATTGAGTTTTATGAATATAGTTATAACTTGTAAGCACATTTCTTAAAGGCTTATCTAAGAACTCGAATTGTGGAACTTCATATTTTTGACATTGTAAATTTTCACGTGGCTTGatttaatcataatttaaaCTCTATCTACCTATATTTTTCTTACGTCTTAACTAAGATAAATTTGGATTTTGTTATGTCTGTGTGTGTACTGTTTTAATTGGTGAACAAGGTTGATAACAAAGGTCAGCTCACCAAAAATTTGTAAACAAATGATCGCCCAAATGTTGGCTCAAATAAACTCCTCTCATCACTAGTACTCTTTTAACTGTATTTTGATTGTTTTTCTATCCTAAATGCTTGAGAGTAGTCTTCCTTCTTTTGCTTTTCCTCTTCAACATGCTTGACTTTATGCTCAAAGTGCAGTATGGAAAACTAAGTGGCTCGTATAGAATTATAAGATTTGCATGAAACATTCTTTTCTCCCAATAAAAAAACGTAGTAAAAGTGAAGACCCGTACAAATTTTGCACTTTTGCTTTGTTTTTCACAGCAATGCCGAGCTCTCAATCACATTGTTTGCTCCATAATACTTCATTGTCAGCTTGAGGTCTTGTTGATGCTGataaattcagtcacattcatGTCTTGTCTGGTTCGCTGCCGATGGCTGTTTCATTTAATTGTCCCCCGTTTTGTTTATGAAAAGTTCATTTAAGTGGTTTGGTGTTGCAGGCCAACACCCAGATATGTACATGAAGCAAAAGGGAGATCGTCGCACATTTCTTCCTTCAAAGGAAACACCCAAAATGATAAAGCTGAAGATGCTTCAAATAAACCATTATCACCGAAAAGCTCAGTCAAAATCTCTTTTCTCCAACAAGAAAGGGACGAAAACGAAAATATACAAGAGTCTGCCACTGCCGAGGACATGCCAGAATCCCAGACTGTACGTGGACTATTCTTGAAATGGTTGAGTCTTCTGAAAACAGGAGCATCTGCTGAAGCTGCAGATGATATCCTGGGAGGACCACCTCAAACAGACCATCTGACAGAGCAAAAAGCAATCAACACTAAGGAAAGAGGGGGGATTCTGAAGGTGGTTTTGGGCTACTTTCTGGGACTGGATGCAGCAATAACTGTTCCCTTACTAATATTGTAAGTACATGATTTATGCTTGAGGATTCCCGTTGTCCTTCAAGCTCCTTTCTCTTGTAGTgattttcatttttgctatACATAGTATTATTGCTGAGAAAAACAACCAAGTCCGCATCAAAAGAGTAAAAGACTATAAAATGTGTTCTTTAATACTAGTATATGTTATTTTTCATGGACTGACTGATATGGGGATAAGGGTAAATGTTAGGATTCTGCTTTACTTCAGGGAGATTCAATTGATCAAGTTTATATTTTGAAATCAGCCATACTTTGATACGTTAAAACAAAAATTGGGAATAGTAGATATGTTTAGCCTTATTGTGAAGACTGTTACCTCTAGTTTCTTAAACAGACTTACGTTCTATTTGGTACTAGGAAGTAACTTCCCGTAGGTATTTAATTCCCATTCGAATCAACCACCCCTAGGAGAACTTGCAAACTGGGGGGAGACTGTTTTTCTTATAGATCTTATTTCTATACTGAAATCTGTGAGTCTACTGATTTATACCTATACTCACATCATGAGCAAATTGAAAGAGAAGAATCTGTAGAAGTTGAAGCTTGTTTTTCTAGGAGCCACTTCTTTTGTGACAAATGAGTAGATCATCACTTGTATGGAGATAAATATACAAGTCCAAAGATATGTTGGGAGTCAAGGCACTGTTGAGGAGAATCAGGAGATACAATGTTATTGTTGGAGGTTATTAGTAATTTTATAACCTTGTAAATGTGAACTTTTTTCATTTGAGACTTCACCCTTGTCAATTTATAGTCTTACCACATTACTGTCAATTTCTTGTACTTGTTTGTCCTAACCGTCAAGACGCAATGCCTGAGATGGGTCTACTTCACATTTTTAGAGGAGTGTGAAGATATTTCTGAACTCTTAGTGCAATTAAAACATAATATCAGTCTGTCCTTTCTAGACCTGATGCAGATAATCTAGTGTGACAATTTCCAAACCAGTTTAACAGAATATAAAGCTCTCTTTCCTTTTATTATAGCACTGTTGGTACTCATATTTTTACATTTCAGCtataaatataattatgttCGTCAATTTGTCTTCTTACTTGTGAATTTTCTGATGTAATGCAGCATTCCTCTCTATCTAGCTGTAAATTTGAAGTATGGCAGTCAAGTTTCAAGAGAATTAACCCCCTTGTGGGTGATGGGCCCATTGTTTGTCGCTCTTTATGTTAAGCTGCTTCGGGTGATATTTTCTCTATATGTTTTCTCCTTCAAGCAATCGGTTAAGGTAATAAAAAACCTACCAAATGCGCTGAGCTACATTGCTCAAGGGAAGCTTAAAGAAGAAATCCATGCTCGATTTTGGCAACCAGTAATCGATATAAAAAATCTAGACTACAAAGCGTTTACAGTGAGGAAATGGAAGGCAATTCAAGAGTGGATAGTTGAGAAGTACCTTGATTACGTGGAATCAATATGGCCGCACTATTGCAGGACAATTAGGTTTCTAAAGAGAGCTAATTTTATATAAATAGGTTTGTTCGTATCATCAAACTGGAACAGTTCTCTCATTCTGTGGTCTGAACTCTGACACTTGAACGAGTTGCATATGCTGGTGGAGGAAATAACCTGGGTTTTGTTCCTATTCTCAATCTCTGTTACATCTTCTCACATCTTTTGCAGCAACACTGAGGATCTCATCTGTAGGCGAAGTTTAGTGTACAACTgtaatattgttttttttttctttctttttggtttTGAGTTGCAAAGTGCTTGGTGCCTCCACATTAAGGAGGATTTTGTTTTGCCCTTTATCCATTATTATCAGTACTGAGATGAGCTCTAGTTCTTCTGATAAAGTTTCTGAATGAGCAAGCTTACGGAATCATTTCTTTGTGTTTCTAATTTTGACCTTAAGGTCATGAGTTCGGTCCCTACCAACAACGGTTCTTGGGGTAGGGGATTCTCTTATCTTCCTCCCAAGAGCTTGACCTGCAAAATGTTAGGTGCAACCAGTTTACACGGTTTTAAATCATGTGTTTGCTGGCTTGCAGAAATGGAAATGCACTATGGAACAGAGGAGATGACAAAAAATTGCTAGTTGGAATAAGGGCTTGTAAGCTTGTTCAACTGAATTTGTCGTTGTAACTTATTTGAACTGATTAAGAACTTAATTGATTTGAAATAAGTTTTAGCTTGTTTTAATGGAAAACGATTTAAGGGAAACATAATTTTTGTCGAAATTTTTTTTAGGGGAATATACCAAGGATAAATAGTTTTCCGGATTGCttctttacaaaaaaaaaaaagtgtatttCTTGGGTTTTTTGATGGGCAACTCTTATTAAGAGATGGTTGTGATGTGAATGAGAGAAGAGACTAATTAAGAGGGGGCAAATAAGAGTTAGCTTACAATTGATGCATTGATAACTTTAGGCAAGCAATTAAAGTTTTCAGTAACTTTTTCGATGTAATGCAtagccattttctctctcccatCCCTAAAAAAATGTCGTGGAATGATCTGAATGATAGTAAGTAAAATAAATAGGAGTTTAGGGAATACGAGGTGATTACATGCTACACACAATAAGCCGACATATTAATTAACTTAAAATagaaagacattactcaagcaGACGAAAAAAGAAAAGTTGCATAAAAATTGGTAGTCTCTAGATTGAAAAGTAAGGACTTAAAGGTTTGTAAAAAAGTCAAAATTTGTAACTCATGAAGAATAGACTAGCACGAGTAGTAGTAGTTGAAACATTTCAACTTAGTAATCCACTTGATTTTCATACCGTAATACACTAATACCGTATGAATTTGTCGACTACCAAAACCAACTTTACATATTTTGACACGGTTTCGTCGGTTATGTCGACTATATTCTATACTCTATACATGCATCTAAGTAACATAGTGTCCTAGTTATAGAAACATATTCGAGTTTAATGACTTCATTAGGAAGTTGACTAAGAATTAAGAAACCAACAAATATGTACATGCCAAAAGTCAAAAGCGTGATATTGAAATCAGTCTTAATGTACTAATAGTACTTTTTATCATTAAGGTACCTTGTgatgtaatattttttttttttttgaaaattctaCTTATATTGCTGATGCATATGATAtgactagacctggttattggataAGATAGTCCAACATAGGTAAAGTTAACCCAGATTTTTGGCTGCATACCTATGCATGCAGAGTTGGGTGCATATGAGCTTTTATTGACGTCGTGAAATAGCTAAAATCGAACacgatgataaaaaaaaatgaacatgaaAATATATATCCTTCttcatatttttcttttgaaaaataataatttagacTAAttaagtacttcctccgttccacaatagatatgatgcatcgtttctcatttgcgcactattcatcaatcaacttttACAATCATTTTTTCACTGTTGGGTAAgaaaaa contains these protein-coding regions:
- the LOC110803664 gene encoding uncharacterized protein, producing the protein MVLVTHHTQSSCAAVPLRNSSWSNGLRLKQNVVRFHMILRTDKYISVKQAFPLRPTPRYVHEAKGRSSHISSFKGNTQNDKAEDASNKPLSPKSSVKISFLQQERDENENIQESATAEDMPESQTVRGLFLKWLSLLKTGASAEAADDILGGPPQTDHLTEQKAINTKERGGILKVVLGYFLGLDAAITVPLLIFIPLYLAVNLKYGSQVSRELTPLWVMGPLFVALYVKLLRVIFSLYVFSFKQSVKVIKNLPNALSYIAQGKLKEEIHARFWQPVIDIKNLDYKAFTVRKWKAIQEWIVEKYLDYVESIWPHYCRTIRFLKRANFI